In Gallus gallus isolate bGalGal1 chromosome 6, bGalGal1.mat.broiler.GRCg7b, whole genome shotgun sequence, a single genomic region encodes these proteins:
- the FOXI2 gene encoding forkhead box protein I2, whose protein sequence is MHAFGPPAEPPLARELLDAALRPPALPRRAPPAGSPYAWLGGPAAPYPPAAPFPSPCPERGWASPLPQHEGPRPARPPYSYSALIAMAIHSAPGRRRTLSQIYQYVAENFPFYKKSKAGWQNSIRHNLSLNDCFRKVPRDEDDPGKGNYWTLDPNCEKMFDNGNFRRKRKRRPEAGDSGGAAGGPCLSTAPGHGEMH, encoded by the exons ATGCACGCCTTCGGGCCGCCCGCCGAGCCGCCCCTCGCTCGGGAGCTGCTGGACGCGGCTCTCCGCCCGCCTGCGCTgccccgccgcgctccgcccgccgGCAGCCCCTACGCGTGGCtcggcggccccgccgccccctaCCCGCCCGCCGCTCCGTTCCCATCGCCGTGCCCCGAACGGGGCTGGGCGTCGCCGCTCCCGCAGCACGAGGGGCCGCGCCCGGCACGGCCGCCCTACTCGTACTCGGCGCTCATCGCCATGGCCATCCACAGCGCGCCGGGCCGGCGGCGGACCCTCAGTCAGATCTACCAATACGTGGCCGAGAACTTCCCCTTCTACAAGAAGAGCAAGGCGGGCTGGCAGAACTCCATCCGACACAACCTCTCCCTCAACGACTGCTTCAGGAAGGTCCCGCGGGACGAGGATGACCCGG GTAAAGGCAACTACTGGACGCTGGACCCCAACTGCGAGAAAATGTTCGATAATGGCAACttcaggaggaagaggaagaggcgGCCGGAGGCCGGAGACAGCGGAGGGGCCGCGGGGGGCCCCTGTTTGAGCACAGCCCCCGGGCACGGAGAGATGCACTGA